The following are encoded in a window of Flavobacterium sp. WC2421 genomic DNA:
- a CDS encoding DUF3857 domain-containing protein — protein MKSNLFTLLLFMASFSSSLYAQEFKLGKVSIAELQEKNHPKDTAAVAAILYKKGETNFEYTNDAGFTVVTTVDVRIKIYKKEGYDWANQQVIFRMGSSFKEKVTFSDAITYNLVDGKIEKTKLKSEGEFEEVVDRYWSKKKITMPNVKVGSVIEYQYTIKSPNVGSLRDWYFQSRIPVNYSEYKTYIPEYYTYSTHFKGFVTPTITSDKKNKEIVMVDKEIIIGQGTKFSERKTFYQETNTNYVAKNLAAVNEEVYVNNVDNYISSVSLELSMIKSPNKPVEMLSTDWKSVVKTIYDYEDFGPELNKTGYFEDDLKGVIAGLTTTDEKVSAIFNFLKTKVKWNDYYGYSCNDGVKKAYKDKTGNIAEINLMLTAMLRYANLTANPVLVSTRSNGIAMFPNRTAFNYVIAAVETPTGVILLDASDKFSTPNVLPFRALNWIGRLVRKDGTSDEVNLMPNSLSNTTVMMNYSIDANGLITGKLRKQQTDYNAMVFRDNVNSVTEDAYLEKLENNNNSIEIKEYSRNNEANLGLPIMETYAFSGSNLSERIGGKIYVKPLLFFTDLKNPFKQEVREYPIDYGFPFLEKYTININIPEGYKVEQLPAPTVITMEDNLGSFKFMTTSSDNSIQLAITHQINEAIVSSEYYSMLKSYYQGMIDKQSEKIILTKI, from the coding sequence ATGAAATCTAACCTATTCACTCTTTTATTATTTATGGCTTCTTTTTCTTCTAGCTTATATGCACAAGAATTCAAGCTAGGTAAAGTTTCTATTGCGGAACTTCAAGAAAAAAATCATCCAAAAGATACTGCTGCAGTTGCTGCAATTTTATACAAAAAAGGAGAAACTAATTTTGAATATACAAATGACGCTGGTTTTACCGTAGTTACTACTGTTGATGTTCGTATTAAAATCTATAAAAAAGAAGGTTATGATTGGGCAAATCAACAGGTAATATTTAGAATGGGAAGCTCTTTTAAAGAAAAAGTCACTTTTTCAGATGCAATTACTTATAATTTGGTTGATGGAAAAATAGAAAAGACAAAACTAAAAAGTGAAGGTGAATTTGAAGAAGTAGTTGATAGATATTGGAGTAAAAAGAAAATTACGATGCCTAATGTAAAAGTAGGTTCAGTAATAGAATACCAATATACTATTAAATCTCCAAACGTAGGTTCCCTTAGAGATTGGTATTTTCAGTCAAGAATACCAGTGAATTATTCTGAATATAAAACTTATATACCAGAATATTATACTTATTCAACCCATTTTAAAGGGTTTGTAACTCCAACAATTACTTCTGACAAAAAGAACAAAGAAATAGTTATGGTTGACAAGGAAATAATTATTGGGCAAGGAACCAAATTTTCGGAAAGAAAGACTTTTTATCAAGAAACGAATACAAACTATGTGGCTAAGAATCTTGCTGCTGTGAATGAAGAGGTTTATGTCAATAATGTCGATAATTATATTAGTAGTGTGTCGTTAGAATTGTCAATGATTAAATCTCCAAACAAACCTGTAGAAATGTTATCTACAGATTGGAAATCGGTTGTAAAGACCATCTATGATTATGAAGATTTTGGCCCTGAATTAAATAAAACAGGCTATTTTGAGGATGATTTAAAGGGTGTTATTGCTGGTTTAACAACTACTGATGAGAAAGTGTCAGCCATTTTTAATTTTTTAAAAACAAAGGTAAAATGGAACGATTATTACGGGTATTCTTGTAATGATGGAGTGAAAAAAGCCTATAAAGATAAAACAGGAAATATAGCTGAAATTAACTTGATGCTTACCGCTATGTTGCGCTATGCGAATTTAACTGCTAACCCAGTTTTAGTAAGTACCCGTTCTAATGGAATTGCTATGTTTCCCAATAGAACTGCTTTCAATTATGTTATAGCTGCTGTTGAAACTCCTACTGGGGTTATATTGCTTGATGCTTCAGATAAATTCTCAACACCAAACGTTTTGCCATTTAGAGCGTTGAACTGGATTGGCAGGTTGGTTAGAAAAGATGGAACATCAGATGAAGTGAATCTAATGCCTAACTCATTGTCTAATACGACAGTGATGATGAATTATTCTATTGATGCTAATGGACTTATAACAGGAAAACTAAGAAAACAACAAACAGATTATAATGCAATGGTTTTTAGGGACAATGTTAATAGCGTTACTGAAGATGCTTATTTAGAAAAATTAGAGAACAATAACAATAGTATTGAGATAAAGGAATATTCTAGAAATAATGAAGCAAATCTTGGATTGCCAATAATGGAAACCTATGCCTTTTCGGGATCTAATTTGAGTGAGCGTATTGGAGGAAAAATTTATGTAAAACCCTTGTTGTTTTTTACTGATCTAAAAAATCCTTTTAAACAAGAAGTAAGAGAATATCCTATTGATTATGGATTTCCTTTTTTAGAAAAATATACAATAAATATTAATATTCCTGAGGGATATAAAGTAGAACAGCTTCCAGCTCCAACTGTGATTACAATGGAAGATAACCTAGGAAGTTTTAAATTTATGACCACTTCATCTGATAATTCAATTCAGTTAGCAATTACGCATCAAATAAATGAAGCAATCGTTTCTTCAGAATATTATTCCATGCTTAAATCCTATTATCAAGGGATGATTGATAAACAAAGTGAAAAAATAATATTAACAAAAATCTAA
- a CDS encoding DUF3857 domain-containing protein — translation MHLKKTFLLVLFVFLFSKTNAQNFELGKVSIEELQEKAHPKDNDAVAAVLFKKGKTSYDYSKSNGFVMTTEVQTRIKIYKKEGYDWANQKVRYYIGNSSKENVTFSDAITYNLVDGKIEKTKLSKDGEFDEVVNRYWGQKKISMPNVQEGSVIEFEYTIKTPYVGSPKDWSFQASIPVNYSEYRTFIPEYYTFNVNYKGFIFPKVTAEKKAKAVLFSTMERDEGAGLMKGQASNYSQSKLSYEETRTTYLAENLPAMKEEAYVNNIENYTSSLIQELSLIKYPNQPLKSLSTDWKAVAKTIYDYDDFGLELEKTGYFENDVNAVIAGLNTPEEKVAAIFNFVKANVKWNNYYGYSCNDGVKKAYKDKTGNIAEINLMLTAMLRYAGLTANPVLLSTRSNGVAIFPNRTAFDYVIAAIETPSGLVLLDATEKFSLPNVLPLRDLNWFGRLIRKDGTSTEVSLTPTTLSRETVNMNAVVSKEGFISGKLRKQFTDQEALSFRQKNAATKEDTYLEELESDNNSIEVNEYTRENDLDLSKPIVESYAFKDTKDFERINDKIYITPSLFLGVKENPFKQESREYPVDFGFPVQSKYNITLEIPEGYVVETIPTGLNIAGVDGIGTFKYVIANTGNKVQIIMTSEISKAIVAADYYQALKEFFQKILDKQNEKIILKKV, via the coding sequence ATGCATCTAAAAAAAACTTTCTTGCTTGTTTTATTTGTTTTTCTATTTTCTAAAACAAATGCCCAAAATTTCGAATTAGGAAAAGTATCTATTGAAGAACTACAAGAAAAAGCACATCCAAAAGACAATGATGCTGTTGCTGCGGTATTATTTAAAAAAGGAAAAACTAGTTATGATTATTCCAAAAGTAACGGATTTGTAATGACTACTGAGGTGCAAACACGAATTAAGATTTACAAGAAAGAAGGATATGATTGGGCTAATCAAAAAGTAAGATACTATATAGGCAATAGTTCCAAAGAAAATGTCACCTTTTCAGATGCGATTACCTATAATCTTGTCGATGGAAAAATCGAAAAAACAAAACTGAGTAAAGACGGTGAATTTGATGAGGTTGTAAATCGATATTGGGGCCAAAAAAAAATATCTATGCCCAATGTGCAAGAAGGTTCAGTAATTGAATTTGAATATACTATAAAAACGCCTTATGTAGGCAGTCCAAAAGACTGGAGTTTTCAAGCGAGTATTCCAGTCAATTACTCGGAGTATCGTACTTTTATTCCTGAATATTATACTTTTAATGTTAATTATAAAGGATTTATATTTCCAAAAGTAACAGCTGAAAAAAAGGCAAAAGCAGTTCTTTTTTCTACAATGGAAAGAGATGAAGGTGCTGGATTAATGAAAGGACAAGCCAGTAATTACAGTCAAAGTAAATTATCGTACGAAGAAACGAGAACCACTTATTTAGCTGAAAACTTGCCTGCAATGAAAGAGGAAGCGTATGTTAATAATATTGAAAATTATACGTCTAGTTTAATTCAAGAACTTTCTCTTATTAAATATCCAAATCAACCACTGAAATCGTTATCCACCGATTGGAAAGCAGTGGCCAAAACAATTTATGATTATGATGATTTTGGTTTAGAATTGGAAAAAACGGGTTACTTTGAAAATGATGTAAATGCTGTAATCGCAGGTCTAAATACACCAGAAGAAAAAGTGGCAGCCATTTTTAATTTTGTTAAGGCTAACGTAAAATGGAATAATTATTATGGATATTCTTGTAATGACGGAGTTAAAAAAGCCTACAAAGATAAAACGGGGAATATTGCCGAAATTAACCTAATGTTAACCGCTATGTTGCGTTATGCTGGATTAACTGCTAATCCAGTATTGTTGAGTACACGTTCTAACGGAGTTGCGATCTTTCCAAATAGAACTGCTTTTGATTATGTAATAGCAGCAATAGAAACACCTAGTGGATTAGTTTTACTGGATGCTACCGAAAAATTTTCATTGCCAAATGTGCTTCCTCTAAGAGATTTAAACTGGTTTGGTCGCTTAATTAGAAAAGATGGTACATCAACAGAAGTAAGCCTAACTCCAACAACGCTTTCGAGGGAAACGGTGAATATGAATGCTGTTGTAAGTAAAGAGGGTTTTATATCAGGGAAGTTAAGAAAACAATTTACGGATCAAGAAGCATTATCGTTCCGACAAAAAAATGCAGCAACGAAAGAAGATACTTATTTAGAAGAATTAGAGAGTGATAACAATAGTATTGAAGTCAATGAATATACAAGAGAAAATGATTTAGACTTATCAAAACCTATCGTAGAATCGTATGCATTTAAAGACACTAAGGATTTTGAGAGAATCAATGATAAAATTTATATTACTCCGTCCTTATTTTTAGGAGTCAAAGAGAATCCTTTTAAACAAGAATCAAGAGAATACCCTGTTGATTTTGGTTTTCCTGTTCAAAGTAAATACAATATTACGCTTGAAATTCCGGAAGGATATGTGGTAGAAACCATTCCTACAGGCTTGAATATTGCCGGTGTTGACGGAATAGGAACTTTTAAGTATGTTATTGCCAATACAGGAAATAAAGTGCAAATTATTATGACATCTGAGATTAGTAAAGCTATTGTTGCAGCCGATTATTATCAAGCATTAAAAGAGTTTTTTCAAAAAATACTTGACAAACAAAACGAAAAAATTATTTTAAAAAAAGTATAA
- a CDS encoding DUF3858 domain-containing protein, producing MKYCKVGIVLVVFLLFSKSSAQNLEYGKVTNQELQVKVHPLDSTAAAAIIFKKARTYFVYERGNGFYLYHDFNIRFKVYKKEGLKWADFSVIYLNKREGFEEEIVKFSNCVTYNLENGELKETPLRTEGNLKTNINKYWNQTLITMPNVKVGSIFQINYTVKSRNNVRFPVFNFQYEIPVNYAEYQTDIPEVFIYKTLLTGYNKVEATSKIVKETESFSHKYNQQSDFPYKYQLASYKAENIPALKEEAYIDNIKNYRSSIQHELETTRFPFDGVVDYSMTWDGVAKNIFDYNSFGRELNKDNYLDAYVKALNSNVTTEIDKLETIFKFVQAKMNFDGDYSILTDKGVKKAYKDGTGNTAEINLILIAMLKSAGIKTDPVLISTIQHGVPVYPNRTVFNSVIAAAEIDGKQILMDASNKYSSVGILPLEDLNWTGRLIKEEGDSQEINLVPDKNSNENVNIVVALDAQGKMVGQTRIRKTDYVAQRFRESTALLTDDKYLEKLESDLGGILIDDYKQVNDDTNSSTVIESFKFTSNKHCEIIAGKIYINPLLFFNTTQNPFVLEKRQMPVYFGYPKTDKYNINIEIPKGYKVVSVPQPIKISTANSVGSYSINIAYDNDKIQIVIVKEINLAVVPPDLYDALKDFFQKMMEKQNEKIVLTKI from the coding sequence ATGAAGTATTGCAAAGTTGGAATTGTTTTAGTTGTTTTTCTTCTCTTTTCAAAAAGCAGTGCCCAGAATTTAGAATATGGTAAAGTAACAAACCAGGAGTTGCAAGTGAAAGTGCATCCTCTAGATTCAACTGCAGCAGCTGCAATTATTTTTAAAAAAGCGAGGACCTATTTTGTGTATGAACGAGGAAATGGCTTTTATCTATACCATGATTTTAATATTAGATTTAAAGTGTACAAAAAAGAAGGTTTAAAATGGGCCGACTTTAGCGTCATTTATCTCAATAAGAGAGAGGGGTTTGAGGAAGAAATTGTTAAGTTTTCAAATTGTGTTACTTATAATTTAGAAAATGGAGAATTAAAAGAAACACCGCTCAGAACGGAGGGTAATTTGAAAACTAATATTAATAAATATTGGAATCAGACATTAATTACCATGCCAAACGTAAAAGTGGGTTCCATATTTCAAATCAATTATACTGTGAAATCTAGAAATAATGTGCGGTTTCCCGTATTTAATTTCCAGTATGAAATCCCTGTTAATTATGCAGAATATCAAACGGATATTCCAGAAGTATTCATCTATAAAACACTTTTAACGGGGTATAATAAAGTAGAAGCCACTTCAAAGATTGTAAAAGAAACGGAATCATTTTCTCATAAATACAATCAGCAATCTGATTTTCCGTATAAATATCAATTGGCAAGCTATAAAGCAGAGAATATTCCTGCCTTAAAAGAGGAGGCTTATATTGATAATATAAAAAATTACAGATCTTCCATACAGCATGAATTAGAAACTACTCGGTTTCCGTTTGATGGAGTAGTTGACTATTCAATGACTTGGGATGGAGTAGCTAAGAATATTTTTGATTACAATAGTTTCGGGAGAGAACTCAATAAAGACAATTATTTGGATGCATATGTAAAAGCACTCAATTCCAATGTTACTACTGAAATAGATAAGCTGGAAACCATTTTCAAATTTGTTCAAGCTAAAATGAATTTTGATGGAGATTACAGTATTTTGACAGATAAAGGAGTTAAAAAAGCATATAAGGATGGTACTGGAAATACCGCCGAAATAAATCTCATTTTAATTGCAATGCTTAAAAGTGCTGGAATCAAAACTGATCCAGTATTAATAAGTACAATACAGCATGGAGTTCCAGTTTACCCAAATAGGACCGTTTTTAATTCAGTTATTGCAGCAGCAGAAATTGATGGAAAACAAATTTTAATGGATGCTTCCAATAAATATTCTTCAGTTGGTATTTTGCCATTAGAAGATTTAAACTGGACGGGTCGTTTAATAAAGGAAGAGGGAGATTCCCAAGAGATAAATTTAGTACCAGATAAAAATTCCAATGAAAATGTAAATATTGTAGTTGCTTTAGATGCTCAAGGGAAAATGGTTGGACAAACTAGAATTCGCAAAACAGACTATGTAGCTCAAAGGTTTAGAGAGAGTACCGCTTTATTGACTGATGATAAATATCTTGAAAAATTAGAATCTGATTTAGGTGGAATTCTAATTGATGATTATAAACAAGTTAACGATGATACTAACTCATCTACTGTCATAGAAAGTTTTAAATTCACATCAAACAAACATTGCGAAATCATAGCGGGTAAAATATACATAAATCCTTTGTTGTTTTTTAATACTACTCAAAATCCATTTGTGTTGGAAAAAAGACAAATGCCTGTTTATTTTGGATATCCAAAAACGGACAAGTATAATATCAACATTGAAATCCCAAAAGGATATAAAGTAGTTTCTGTTCCGCAGCCCATAAAAATTTCAACAGCTAATTCAGTTGGGTCTTATTCAATAAATATAGCATATGACAATGATAAAATACAAATTGTAATTGTAAAAGAAATAAACTTAGCTGTTGTTCCTCCTGATTTATATGATGCTTTAAAAGATTTCTTTCAAAAAATGATGGAGAAGCAGAATGAAAAAATTGTTTTAACAAAAATCTAA
- a CDS encoding nucleotide pyrophosphohydrolase, which translates to MDLKNSQLDVDNWIKEHGVRYFNELTNMAQLTEEVGEVARIIARRYGEQSEKESDKNKDLGEELADVVFVVLCLANQTGIDLQAAFDKKMDLKSVRDKDRHKNNDKLK; encoded by the coding sequence ATGGACTTGAAAAATTCGCAATTAGACGTAGACAACTGGATCAAAGAACATGGAGTTCGTTATTTTAATGAACTGACTAATATGGCACAATTAACCGAAGAGGTTGGAGAAGTAGCTCGTATTATTGCCCGTCGTTACGGAGAACAATCAGAAAAAGAAAGCGATAAAAACAAAGACTTAGGGGAAGAATTAGCTGATGTCGTTTTTGTAGTTTTATGTTTGGCAAACCAAACAGGAATTGATTTACAAGCGGCTTTCGATAAGAAAATGGATTTGAAATCGGTTCGTGATAAGGATCGTCATAAAAACAACGATAAACTTAAATAA
- the aroA gene encoding 3-phosphoshikimate 1-carboxyvinyltransferase, producing MNLLLQTTHSNLQAQIAVTGSKSETNRLLLLKALFPNITLANTSNSDDSEVMEKALKGKEEIVDIHHAGTAMRFLTAFFAVNEGREVVLTGSQRMTERPIKVLVEALEQLGAKITYEKEVGYPPIRIKGQKITASKVNIPANVSSQYISALMLVAPKLENGIEINLVGEITSVPYIKMTLALLNDLDVKTSFEGNVIKVFPKATVEPKVMTVESDWSSASYFFSLVALADKASISLSSYKENSLQGDSALVEIYKQMGVISRFENNTLTLTKDTNFKPETLNLELNNTPDIAQTIVVTCLGLGIGCHLTGLHTLKIKETDRLEALRIELTKLGATISVTNDSLTLIASTNIYHNIKIATYNDHRMAMAFAPLALKVPIIIENAEVVSKSYPDFWEDMKKLDFIIS from the coding sequence ATGAATTTACTGTTACAAACTACCCACTCTAATTTACAAGCGCAAATTGCTGTTACCGGATCAAAAAGTGAAACCAATAGACTTTTGTTATTGAAAGCACTTTTTCCTAATATAACATTAGCAAATACATCCAACTCTGACGATAGTGAGGTGATGGAGAAAGCATTGAAAGGAAAGGAAGAAATTGTAGACATTCATCATGCAGGAACAGCAATGCGTTTTCTTACTGCTTTCTTTGCAGTAAACGAAGGACGTGAAGTGGTGTTGACTGGTTCACAACGTATGACAGAGCGTCCTATAAAAGTGTTGGTGGAAGCATTGGAACAATTAGGAGCAAAAATCACTTACGAAAAAGAAGTAGGATATCCACCTATTCGAATCAAAGGACAAAAAATTACCGCTTCAAAAGTAAATATTCCAGCTAACGTAAGTAGCCAATACATTTCGGCTTTAATGTTGGTTGCACCAAAATTAGAAAACGGAATCGAAATAAATTTAGTTGGTGAGATCACATCAGTACCTTATATCAAAATGACTTTGGCTTTGCTAAATGATTTAGACGTAAAAACAAGTTTTGAAGGAAATGTAATTAAAGTTTTTCCAAAAGCAACAGTAGAGCCAAAAGTAATGACAGTAGAATCCGATTGGAGTTCAGCTTCGTACTTTTTCAGTTTGGTGGCCTTGGCCGATAAGGCTTCAATATCATTGAGTAGTTACAAGGAAAATAGTTTACAAGGAGATTCCGCTTTGGTTGAAATCTATAAACAAATGGGTGTTATTTCTCGATTCGAAAATAATACGTTAACATTGACAAAAGACACCAACTTTAAACCGGAGACTTTAAACTTAGAGTTAAACAACACACCCGATATTGCACAAACTATCGTGGTTACTTGTCTAGGACTAGGAATTGGTTGTCATTTAACAGGACTGCATACCTTGAAAATTAAAGAAACAGATAGACTGGAAGCGTTACGCATTGAGTTGACAAAACTAGGTGCTACTATTTCGGTGACGAATGATAGTTTGACATTAATCGCATCTACAAATATCTATCATAATATTAAAATCGCCACTTATAATGACCATAGAATGGCAATGGCATTTGCACCATTAGCATTAAAAGTGCCAATAATAATTGAAAATGCCGAAGTAGTTTCTAAATCCTACCCTGATTTCTGGGAAGATATGAAAAAACTAGATTTTATTATTTCCTAA
- the queA gene encoding tRNA preQ1(34) S-adenosylmethionine ribosyltransferase-isomerase QueA translates to MKLSHFQFDLPKELLAEFPAENRDEARLMVIDRKKQTIEHKMFKDVIDYFDDGDVLILNNTKVFPARLYGNKEKTGARIEVFLLRELNAEQRLWDVLVDPARKIRIGNKLYFGDDDSLVAEVIDNTTSRGRTLRFLYDGSYEEFRKKLTELGETPIPKYISRDVTPEDAERYQTIYAKEEGAVAAPTAGLHFSKHLLKKLEIKGIKFAEVTLHVGLGTFNPVEVEDLSKHKMDSEELKITQEACDIVNDAKAKKKRICTVGTTSMRAVESSVSSHGTLNPFDGWTNKFVFPPHDFSLATCMITNFHTPKSTLLMMVSAFCGHDLMKKAYEEAIKEKYKFYSYGDAMLII, encoded by the coding sequence ATGAAATTATCACATTTTCAATTTGATTTACCAAAAGAACTTCTTGCAGAATTTCCCGCAGAGAATAGAGACGAGGCTCGTCTAATGGTTATTGATCGTAAAAAACAAACAATCGAACATAAAATGTTTAAAGACGTTATCGATTATTTTGATGATGGTGATGTTTTGATTTTGAATAATACTAAAGTTTTTCCAGCACGTTTGTACGGAAATAAAGAAAAAACGGGTGCTAGAATTGAAGTTTTCTTATTAAGAGAACTAAATGCAGAACAACGTTTATGGGATGTTTTAGTAGATCCAGCTCGTAAAATCAGAATCGGAAATAAATTATATTTTGGTGATGATGACTCATTAGTTGCTGAGGTAATTGACAATACTACTTCTCGTGGTAGAACATTGCGTTTTCTTTACGATGGTTCTTACGAAGAATTCAGAAAAAAATTAACGGAACTTGGAGAAACTCCAATCCCAAAATATATTTCTAGAGACGTAACTCCTGAAGATGCGGAACGTTACCAAACTATATACGCTAAAGAAGAAGGAGCTGTTGCAGCACCTACTGCAGGATTGCACTTCTCTAAGCATTTATTGAAAAAATTAGAAATTAAAGGAATTAAATTTGCTGAGGTGACACTTCACGTAGGTTTAGGAACTTTTAATCCAGTTGAGGTAGAAGATTTATCTAAACATAAAATGGATTCTGAGGAATTAAAAATTACTCAAGAAGCGTGTGATATTGTAAATGATGCTAAAGCTAAGAAAAAACGTATTTGTACTGTAGGTACTACTTCTATGCGTGCAGTTGAAAGCTCAGTTTCTTCACATGGAACGCTAAATCCTTTTGATGGTTGGACAAATAAATTCGTTTTTCCTCCTCATGATTTTAGTTTAGCAACGTGTATGATTACTAATTTCCATACACCAAAATCTACTTTATTAATGATGGTTTCTGCATTTTGCGGACACGATTTAATGAAAAAAGCATATGAAGAAGCAATCAAAGAAAAATATAAATTCTATTCTTACGGTGATGCCATGTTGATCATCTAA
- a CDS encoding SIMPL domain-containing protein, which produces MLKNNLNVLILSIAMVISAYLFSNAFQNRNKNNDIISVTGLGKKDFVSDLIVWNGSFSKKSSTLKDAYASLDNDREKIKTYLTRKGIQTTEMVFSAVNFNKDFETTYNENGTTRQQIFTGFTLTQSVNIQSKDVNKIEEISRQSTELINSGVEFYSSAPEYYYTKLAELKIKMIAEATKDASTRAKSIAENADASLGNLKKSDMGVFQIIGQNSSEDFSYGGSFNTSSKNKTATITVKLVYQVD; this is translated from the coding sequence ATGCTTAAAAATAATTTGAACGTCCTTATTCTATCCATTGCAATGGTGATTTCTGCCTATTTATTTTCGAATGCTTTTCAGAATCGAAATAAAAATAATGATATTATTAGTGTTACAGGACTAGGTAAAAAAGATTTTGTGTCTGATTTAATTGTTTGGAATGGTTCTTTTTCTAAAAAAAGCAGTACGTTGAAAGACGCTTACGCCAGTCTTGATAATGATAGAGAAAAAATAAAAACATATCTTACAAGAAAGGGCATCCAAACTACTGAAATGGTGTTTTCGGCAGTGAATTTCAACAAAGATTTTGAAACTACTTATAATGAAAATGGCACGACCAGACAACAGATTTTTACTGGTTTTACTTTAACTCAAAGTGTAAATATCCAATCTAAGGATGTGAATAAAATTGAAGAAATATCAAGACAATCTACTGAGTTAATTAATTCCGGAGTTGAATTTTACTCTAGTGCTCCCGAATATTATTATACAAAACTTGCAGAATTAAAAATCAAGATGATTGCTGAAGCAACGAAAGACGCTAGTACAAGAGCAAAGAGCATTGCCGAAAATGCAGATGCCAGTCTTGGAAATTTAAAAAAATCAGATATGGGTGTTTTTCAAATTATTGGCCAAAATTCATCAGAAGATTTTTCTTATGGCGGCTCCTTTAATACGAGTTCCAAAAACAAAACCGCGACCATTACTGTAAAACTAGTGTATCAAGTAGACTAA
- the kynU gene encoding kynureninase, with translation MTFENTKEFARKLDAQDALNKYREEFIFPKVNGKNVIYFTGNSLGLQPKSAKAYVDEVMDDWANLAVEGHFYAEKPWWDYQERFAEPLSKIVGALPSEVTVMNTLTVNLHLLMVSFYRPTKTRYKIICEEKAFPSDQYMFQSQVHFHGYKPEEAIVEIKRREGEHNIRIEDVLAKIDEVGEELALVLIGGVNYYTGQVFDMKTITAAGHKVGATVGWDLAHAAGNIKLELHDWNVDFAAWCSYKYMNSGPGNASGCFVHEKHHNNPDLPRFAGWWGHNKERRFKMEPVFDPVHGADGWQISNLPVLSLAPYLASVEMFDEIGMDALIEKRDRITSYLEFILHEIDKEVDSTFEIITPINVSERGCQLSVLLHGEGRTLFDYLMKNGVITDWREPNVIRLAPVPLYCSFEDMYNFGQILKAGILR, from the coding sequence ATGACTTTCGAAAATACTAAAGAATTTGCACGAAAATTAGATGCGCAAGATGCCTTAAATAAATACAGAGAAGAGTTTATTTTTCCAAAAGTAAACGGAAAAAATGTAATTTATTTCACTGGGAACTCTTTAGGACTACAACCCAAAAGTGCTAAGGCCTATGTTGATGAAGTTATGGATGATTGGGCAAATCTAGCTGTCGAAGGGCATTTTTATGCCGAGAAACCGTGGTGGGATTATCAAGAACGTTTTGCTGAACCATTAAGCAAAATTGTGGGAGCTTTGCCATCTGAAGTAACGGTTATGAATACGTTGACCGTAAATCTTCATTTATTGATGGTTTCTTTTTACCGTCCTACAAAAACCAGATATAAAATCATTTGTGAAGAAAAAGCTTTTCCTTCAGATCAATATATGTTTCAATCTCAAGTTCATTTTCACGGGTATAAACCAGAGGAAGCTATAGTCGAAATTAAACGTCGAGAAGGAGAACACAATATTCGCATTGAAGATGTATTAGCCAAAATTGATGAAGTAGGAGAGGAGCTGGCTTTGGTTTTAATAGGAGGAGTAAATTATTATACGGGGCAAGTTTTTGACATGAAAACAATAACGGCTGCAGGTCACAAAGTAGGTGCAACTGTAGGTTGGGATTTGGCTCATGCAGCTGGGAATATTAAACTGGAATTACATGATTGGAATGTGGACTTTGCTGCTTGGTGCAGTTATAAATATATGAATTCAGGCCCAGGAAATGCATCGGGTTGTTTTGTGCATGAAAAGCACCATAACAATCCAGATTTACCAAGATTTGCAGGTTGGTGGGGACATAATAAGGAAAGACGTTTTAAAATGGAACCTGTTTTTGACCCCGTTCATGGTGCAGATGGTTGGCAAATAAGTAATTTACCAGTCCTTTCTTTGGCTCCTTATTTAGCTTCTGTCGAAATGTTTGATGAAATAGGGATGGACGCTTTAATTGAGAAAAGAGATAGAATAACTTCTTATTTGGAATTTATTCTACATGAAATAGATAAAGAAGTAGATAGTACTTTCGAAATTATTACTCCAATAAACGTATCTGAAAGAGGATGTCAATTGTCAGTTCTTCTTCATGGTGAAGGACGCACATTGTTTGATTATCTAATGAAAAATGGGGTAATTACGGATTGGAGAGAGCCCAATGTAATTCGTCTAGCGCCGGTTCCTTTGTATTGTTCCTTTGAGGACATGTACAATTTTGGGCAAATTTTGAAAGCTGGAATTCTAAGATAG